One Desulfovibrio sp. Fe33 DNA segment encodes these proteins:
- the tolR gene encoding protein TolR — MAIKTGGGFLNEINVTPFVDVMLVLLIIFMVTAPLMTQGVEVDLPATRTVRNLPQDSEHLVLTVKKDGNIFLDEYKVGLDELEEHLKRLVATQKKQLFLRADREVPYGTVVQVMGEIKAAGIDKLGIVAEEPKPDKKK; from the coding sequence ATGGCGATCAAGACCGGCGGCGGGTTCCTCAACGAGATCAACGTCACTCCCTTCGTGGACGTGATGCTGGTGCTGCTGATTATCTTCATGGTCACGGCCCCGCTCATGACCCAGGGGGTTGAGGTGGACCTACCCGCCACCCGGACGGTCCGCAACCTGCCGCAGGATTCCGAGCATCTGGTCCTGACCGTGAAAAAGGACGGCAACATCTTCCTGGACGAGTACAAGGTGGGACTGGACGAGCTTGAGGAGCATCTCAAGCGGCTGGTGGCCACCCAGAAGAAGCAGCTTTTCCTGCGCGCGGACCGGGAAGTGCCCTATGGCACGGTCGTCCAGGTCATGGGCGAGATCAAGGCGGCGGGCATCGACAAGCTCGGCATCGTGGCCGAAGAGCCCAAGCCGGACAAGAAAAAGTAA
- a CDS encoding TonB family protein: protein MRQGLGFFLSLLFHAGVFVFALYGVNYTAPRVSLDRPVYNVDLISLAPPPSGPPVKVEAKAEAPAETQAVPVVEAKPEPAVEAKPVPVVEAKPEPEPKVQDISPKKVEKKTVVKKKEEPKPEPKPEPKPKPKPKPQKTAQQLLAEGMAAAKAQAKREDAAQKKNLAAELAALKKREGSDVYAHGGQPGGQEGGREGGFAGGSGSGLSEVYALIVGSAIKKNWRYPAFAGEANLTATIGMTLAEDGKILSSKVLESSNNPEFDSSALRAIKETEYVEKPRTPRDRLIRINFNSQELSE from the coding sequence ATGCGGCAGGGCCTCGGCTTTTTCCTTTCCCTTTTGTTCCACGCGGGCGTATTCGTCTTCGCGCTTTACGGCGTGAACTATACGGCGCCGCGCGTGAGCCTGGATCGGCCCGTGTACAACGTGGACCTCATCTCGCTCGCTCCGCCTCCGTCCGGTCCGCCGGTCAAGGTGGAGGCCAAGGCCGAGGCTCCGGCCGAAACCCAGGCTGTGCCTGTGGTGGAGGCCAAGCCGGAACCGGCCGTAGAGGCGAAGCCCGTGCCCGTGGTTGAGGCCAAGCCGGAGCCCGAGCCCAAGGTCCAGGATATCAGCCCCAAGAAAGTCGAAAAGAAGACCGTGGTTAAAAAAAAGGAAGAGCCCAAGCCCGAACCGAAGCCCGAACCGAAGCCCAAGCCCAAGCCGAAGCCCCAAAAAACCGCCCAGCAATTGTTGGCGGAAGGCATGGCTGCCGCCAAGGCGCAGGCCAAGCGCGAAGATGCCGCCCAGAAAAAGAATTTGGCCGCCGAGCTGGCCGCGCTCAAGAAGCGTGAGGGAAGCGACGTCTATGCCCACGGCGGACAGCCTGGCGGGCAGGAGGGCGGTCGGGAAGGCGGCTTCGCCGGTGGTTCCGGTTCCGGCCTGTCCGAGGTCTATGCTCTCATTGTCGGGTCCGCCATCAAGAAAAATTGGCGCTATCCCGCATTCGCAGGCGAGGCCAACCTGACGGCGACCATTGGGATGACCCTTGCGGAAGACGGCAAGATTCTTTCCTCGAAGGTTTTGGAGTCATCGAATAATCCTGAGTTCGACAGTTCCGCCCTTCGGGCCATCAAGGAAACCGAGTATGTCGAAAAGCCGAGAACTCCGCGCGATCGGCTCATTCGCATCAATTTCAACAGCCAGGAACTCTCAGAGTAA
- a CDS encoding protein tolB — MDIHGPGQRMVNITLLPPKGLDGNPVPAAASKEFEDLVKNDLTYIPFLKLVPVGELLGGDPSRGVSAQDIDFKPFQLARVDLCMTTGWNGQYLEARVYETFSGRRVVGKAYRDVADKLPMVADRFCSAFLEALTGKKGFFDSPIAFVKQQGKTKEIYTVLPQGRGLRQISDLGGFNLSPAWSAEGDEIAFTHIGNDRHELCIYDSKTQKIRRYAKGLGDTVISPVYGPDDVLYLSLNLNGTTNIYELSKSYKIGKKLAPSPYIDVSPSFDRTASKMAFTSGRAGNPHIYLLDMKTGQVRRVTTTGKYNTHPCLSPDGRYVAYTHQTGDGHRIFLHDLETGREKQLTFGPGNDEYPAFGPDGYFVAFASSRTGEYQLYLTTRHGDKPRKISTGKGAAFAPAWDTSMQW; from the coding sequence GTGGATATCCATGGTCCCGGCCAGCGCATGGTCAACATAACCCTGCTCCCGCCCAAAGGACTCGACGGAAATCCCGTCCCTGCGGCCGCCAGCAAGGAATTCGAGGATCTGGTGAAGAACGATCTCACCTACATTCCTTTCCTGAAGCTGGTTCCCGTGGGAGAACTCCTTGGAGGCGACCCGAGCCGGGGCGTCAGTGCGCAGGATATCGATTTCAAGCCGTTCCAACTCGCCCGCGTCGACTTGTGCATGACTACCGGATGGAACGGGCAGTACCTCGAAGCTCGCGTATACGAGACGTTCAGCGGACGTCGTGTGGTCGGCAAAGCCTATCGCGACGTGGCCGACAAGCTGCCCATGGTGGCCGACAGGTTCTGCTCGGCGTTTCTGGAGGCCCTGACCGGCAAGAAGGGGTTTTTCGATTCTCCTATCGCCTTTGTTAAGCAGCAGGGCAAGACCAAGGAAATCTACACCGTCCTGCCGCAGGGCAGGGGGCTTCGGCAGATTTCCGATCTGGGCGGATTCAACCTCAGTCCGGCCTGGTCCGCCGAGGGCGATGAAATCGCTTTCACCCACATCGGCAACGATCGTCATGAGCTGTGCATCTACGACAGCAAGACGCAGAAAATCCGCCGCTACGCCAAGGGCTTGGGCGATACGGTTATCAGTCCTGTCTACGGCCCGGACGATGTGCTCTATCTTTCCCTCAATCTGAACGGGACCACGAACATCTACGAGTTGAGCAAGTCCTACAAGATCGGCAAAAAGTTGGCGCCCAGTCCCTACATCGATGTCTCTCCCAGCTTTGACCGGACGGCCTCCAAGATGGCCTTCACTTCCGGCAGGGCGGGCAACCCGCACATTTATCTTCTCGACATGAAAACCGGGCAGGTCCGGCGCGTGACCACCACGGGCAAGTATAACACGCATCCCTGCCTGAGCCCCGATGGCCGGTATGTGGCCTACACCCATCAAACCGGCGACGGGCACCGCATCTTCCTGCATGATCTGGAAACCGGCAGGGAGAAGCAGTTGACTTTCGGCCCCGGAAACGACGAGTACCCCGCCTTCGGCCCGGACGGATACTTCGTGGCCTTCGCCTCCAGCAGGACCGGCGAATACCAGCTTTATTTAACCACCCGGCACGGAGACAAGCCGCGAAAAATATCCACAGGCAAGGGAGCCGCGTTCGCTCCGGCCTGGGACACTTCCATGCAATGGTAA
- the pal gene encoding peptidoglycan-associated lipoprotein Pal — protein sequence MKIKWYVGMVALMAVSLLLFAGCAKKSTTTEPTQGQVEVKDDTQWTPPAHEEPVVDEAALAAEAQARAKAEAVEELTNVTIRFAFNSYDLSDEARSSLAQKANILRKFKDVNVVIEGHCDERGTEEYNLALGERRARAAYEHLVILGVEPERMKIVSFGEEYPVDPAHNETAWAKNRRDEFIVK from the coding sequence ATGAAAATCAAATGGTATGTCGGTATGGTGGCCCTTATGGCCGTGTCCCTTCTTCTTTTTGCCGGGTGTGCAAAGAAATCCACGACCACCGAGCCTACTCAGGGCCAGGTTGAAGTGAAGGACGACACCCAGTGGACTCCGCCCGCTCATGAGGAGCCTGTTGTCGACGAGGCCGCTCTGGCAGCCGAAGCTCAAGCCCGCGCCAAAGCCGAGGCTGTTGAAGAGCTGACCAATGTGACCATTCGTTTCGCATTCAATTCGTATGACCTCAGCGACGAGGCGCGTTCCTCCCTCGCCCAAAAGGCCAATATCCTGCGCAAGTTCAAGGACGTCAATGTGGTCATCGAGGGGCATTGCGATGAGCGCGGCACCGAGGAATACAACCTCGCCCTGGGCGAACGTCGCGCCCGCGCCGCCTACGAGCATCTGGTCATCCTGGGCGTGGAGCCCGAGCGTATGAAGATCGTCAGCTTCGGCGAAGAGTATCCCGTCGATCCCGCCCACAACGAGACCGCCTGGGCCAAGAACCGTCGCGACGAGTTCATTGTCAAATAG
- a CDS encoding phosphatidylglycerophosphatase A family protein, giving the protein MSTSNPLDKLAAALATLGPVGHFPKAPGTWGSLAAVVAAPWLFLNLTLPMRVAAIALVFIVGTWACGRAEIVMGKKDPGCVVVDELFGQWLTLLFFTAMPIWYLPAAFVLFRIFDILKPWPVKWAENTFPGGFGVMLDDGVAGLYAMGCLHLLAYVVSLVG; this is encoded by the coding sequence ATGTCCACATCCAATCCTCTCGATAAACTGGCCGCAGCGCTGGCCACCCTCGGCCCGGTGGGCCACTTCCCCAAGGCCCCCGGCACCTGGGGGTCCCTGGCCGCCGTTGTGGCCGCGCCCTGGCTTTTCCTAAATCTTACGCTTCCCATGCGCGTGGCCGCCATCGCCCTCGTCTTTATCGTGGGCACCTGGGCCTGCGGCCGAGCGGAAATCGTCATGGGAAAAAAGGACCCCGGTTGCGTGGTCGTCGACGAATTGTTCGGTCAATGGCTCACACTGCTTTTCTTCACCGCCATGCCCATCTGGTATCTGCCCGCGGCCTTCGTCCTGTTCCGCATCTTCGACATCCTCAAGCCGTGGCCCGTAAAATGGGCGGAAAACACCTTCCCCGGGGGGTTCGGGGTCATGCTCGATGACGGTGTGGCCGGACTGTACGCCATGGGTTGTCTACACCTCCTGGCCTACGTCGTCTCATTGGTAGGATAG
- a CDS encoding GNAT family N-acetyltransferase, which yields MQPATEQDLPRIVEIYNSTVATRISTADTEEVAVESKLAWFRGHTPGKRPILVERIDGDVAAWVSFESFYGRPAYDHTAEISIYIAPEHRRQGLGGRLLKEALDMTFELGIKTVLGYVFSHNEGSIRLFKSFGFEEWGRFPDIAEMDGREYSLSILGKRVNP from the coding sequence ATGCAGCCCGCAACGGAACAAGACCTCCCGAGAATCGTCGAAATCTACAATTCCACGGTGGCCACGCGCATTTCCACCGCCGATACCGAAGAGGTCGCCGTGGAGTCCAAGCTGGCCTGGTTTCGCGGCCACACGCCCGGCAAGCGGCCTATCCTCGTGGAGCGTATCGACGGCGATGTGGCGGCATGGGTCAGCTTCGAGTCCTTTTACGGCCGTCCGGCCTATGACCACACCGCTGAAATAAGTATCTACATCGCGCCCGAGCATCGGCGGCAGGGCTTGGGGGGCAGGCTGCTCAAGGAGGCGTTGGATATGACCTTCGAGCTGGGCATCAAGACCGTGCTCGGCTATGTCTTTTCGCACAACGAGGGCTCCATCCGGCTTTTCAAATCCTTCGGTTTCGAGGAGTGGGGAAGGTTCCCCGACATCGCGGAGATGGACGGTCGGGAATACAGCCTGTCCATTCTGGGAAAGCGGGTCAATCCGTAG
- a CDS encoding class I SAM-dependent methyltransferase, with the protein MDAKPKAAGKSSFGHIDQDLAFDSIIVGPRATYLDLGCGAGLYALSLSRRLKAGSMIYALDLWEDGIAALAESARREGLGNIEPMVADLSQPLQLDAGSIDAAYMATVLHDLPESARPGLIAEVSRVLVPGGRFSIIEFKKLDHGPGPSMDKRIGSDDAEQLVAPSGFVQDGVAELGEFTYIARYIKP; encoded by the coding sequence ATGGACGCCAAGCCCAAAGCCGCCGGCAAGAGCAGTTTCGGCCACATTGATCAGGACCTCGCCTTCGACAGCATCATTGTCGGGCCCAGGGCCACGTACCTTGATCTTGGTTGCGGTGCGGGGCTCTATGCCCTGTCCCTGTCCCGCCGGTTGAAGGCCGGGTCCATGATTTACGCATTGGACCTTTGGGAGGACGGCATAGCTGCCCTGGCCGAGTCCGCCCGCCGGGAAGGTCTGGGAAACATCGAACCCATGGTGGCCGATCTTTCGCAACCTCTTCAATTGGACGCCGGGTCCATTGACGCCGCATACATGGCGACTGTGCTGCACGACCTTCCGGAATCCGCCAGACCGGGGCTCATCGCCGAAGTGAGTCGGGTGCTTGTGCCGGGAGGACGCTTTTCCATCATCGAATTCAAAAAACTCGACCATGGCCCCGGCCCGTCCATGGATAAGCGCATCGGTTCAGATGACGCCGAACAATTGGTCGCGCCTTCGGGGTTTGTTCAGGACGGCGTGGCCGAACTCGGCGAATTCACGTATATCGCCAGGTACATCAAGCCATAA
- a CDS encoding Maf family protein, with the protein MKRTGPFTNRSPIVLASGSPRRRELLSDLGLTFDVHPSPLEEPSPKPDERPADYVLRMAELKTLDVAAKFRGATVIGADTAVVLGNRIMGKPHSKLDALDMLEALSGETHQVVTGFCVVLPDGAIFSEAVSTDVDMRVSTEGELMSYIETGEPMDKAGAYAIQGVGTFLVTAIRGSYTNVVGLPMARLLEMLLKYGIVTPGNV; encoded by the coding sequence ATGAAAAGAACCGGTCCCTTCACCAATCGATCCCCTATCGTCCTGGCCTCGGGCTCGCCCCGGCGGCGCGAACTCCTTTCCGACCTCGGACTGACTTTCGACGTCCACCCCAGCCCTCTGGAGGAACCGTCGCCCAAACCGGACGAGCGGCCCGCCGATTACGTCCTCCGCATGGCCGAACTGAAAACCCTGGACGTGGCCGCAAAATTCCGCGGCGCGACGGTGATCGGCGCGGACACCGCCGTGGTTTTGGGCAACCGCATCATGGGCAAGCCGCACTCCAAGCTTGACGCGCTGGACATGCTGGAAGCGCTTTCCGGCGAAACCCATCAGGTGGTCACCGGATTCTGTGTGGTCCTGCCCGACGGCGCGATATTCTCCGAAGCGGTGAGCACGGACGTGGACATGCGCGTCTCCACCGAAGGCGAGTTGATGAGCTACATCGAGACCGGCGAGCCCATGGACAAGGCCGGAGCCTACGCCATTCAGGGCGTGGGCACCTTTCTGGTCACCGCCATACGCGGCTCGTACACCAACGTGGTCGGCCTGCCCATGGCGCGGCTTCTCGAAATGTTGTTGAAATACGGCATAGTGACGCCGGGGAATGTATAA
- a CDS encoding OmpA/MotB family protein has protein sequence MSAKDLQGFTSFHQMDGADPSRGANDWAVPWSDLMMVMFVLFAVLFIYASSRQDVKILFSRQSAEKAQSASALDPLIGLIGQIASRAETGGSSDLVRVPENEVLYRSRANGITVVRESPGQVRVTLRGELFFDGNSGQLKPESVVYLDEIGEVVRLSPGMVHVIGFADQSEAEGASSFILSSERAADVAGRLIARLGIDPKRLVISGRGAYQPELPDTSAANQALNRRVEIVISNN, from the coding sequence ATGAGTGCGAAAGACCTTCAGGGATTCACTTCGTTTCACCAGATGGACGGCGCGGACCCGAGCAGAGGGGCCAATGATTGGGCCGTGCCGTGGTCGGACCTGATGATGGTCATGTTCGTCCTGTTCGCCGTATTGTTCATCTATGCGAGCAGTCGGCAGGACGTGAAGATCCTGTTCAGCCGTCAATCCGCTGAAAAGGCCCAGTCGGCCAGCGCCCTGGACCCGCTTATCGGACTCATCGGCCAGATTGCCAGCCGGGCCGAGACAGGCGGATCGTCGGACCTGGTTCGGGTGCCCGAAAACGAGGTGTTGTATCGATCCCGGGCCAACGGCATCACCGTGGTCCGAGAGTCGCCGGGGCAGGTGCGCGTCACCTTGCGCGGCGAACTTTTTTTTGATGGCAATTCCGGACAGCTCAAGCCCGAGTCGGTCGTCTATCTCGACGAAATAGGCGAGGTGGTCCGGCTGAGCCCTGGAATGGTGCACGTCATAGGATTCGCGGATCAAAGCGAAGCGGAAGGGGCGAGCAGCTTCATTTTGTCGTCCGAGAGGGCTGCCGACGTGGCGGGCCGTCTCATCGCGAGGCTCGGCATCGATCCGAAACGGTTGGTCATATCGGGCCGGGGCGCATACCAGCCTGAATTGCCCGATACTTCGGCGGCCAACCAGGCCCTGAACCGCCGGGTTGAAATCGTCATTTCCAACAACTGA
- a CDS encoding motility protein A, which translates to MGRKNIIGVCLSLAVFVCSFMLTGAAGAYFNLAAFLVVVSGLAAAMLISYPVQHVKNAFGVARTVYANGRTTAEDIVDTLLDLSVKSKVDGVLSLERSANKATSAFLKSGLCLLVDNYKEEEIRECLNAEMAFFNLRRQQSERFFQTLARTAPAFGVAGSVIGLIGLLMGINDTAVILKNIPVAFISTLYGLILSHLVFAPVAENINYSTREELLNQKLVLEGIVAISKEQNSYKLERKLASFLSPAEREGKTETLRRITRKYVQRKNQPVELADMPGGEENGELRKNTEAA; encoded by the coding sequence ATGGGCAGAAAAAATATCATCGGCGTGTGCCTGAGCCTGGCCGTTTTCGTGTGCAGTTTTATGCTCACCGGGGCGGCAGGGGCGTATTTCAACCTGGCGGCTTTTCTCGTGGTCGTGTCCGGTCTGGCCGCTGCCATGCTCATCAGCTACCCGGTCCAGCACGTGAAAAACGCATTCGGTGTCGCTCGAACCGTGTACGCCAACGGTCGCACCACGGCGGAGGATATCGTCGATACGCTGCTCGATTTGTCGGTCAAATCCAAGGTGGACGGGGTGCTTTCTCTGGAGCGGTCCGCCAACAAGGCGACCAGCGCGTTTTTGAAGAGCGGGCTGTGTCTGCTGGTGGACAATTACAAGGAAGAAGAGATTCGTGAATGCCTCAACGCGGAGATGGCCTTTTTCAACCTTCGCCGCCAGCAGTCCGAGCGGTTCTTCCAGACCCTGGCCCGAACGGCTCCCGCTTTCGGCGTGGCCGGATCGGTCATAGGTCTCATTGGTCTGCTCATGGGCATCAACGATACAGCTGTTATTCTCAAGAATATTCCGGTGGCCTTCATCTCCACCCTGTACGGCCTGATCCTGTCCCATCTCGTGTTTGCTCCCGTTGCGGAGAACATCAATTATTCCACGAGAGAGGAGTTGCTTAACCAGAAACTCGTCCTGGAGGGCATCGTGGCCATCAGCAAGGAGCAGAATTCCTACAAGCTGGAGCGCAAGCTCGCTTCGTTCCTTTCTCCGGCCGAGCGGGAAGGCAAGACGGAAACCCTGCGCCGCATTACCCGCAAGTATGTGCAGAGGAAGAATCAACCTGTTGAGTTGGCCGACATGCCCGGCGGCGAGGAAAATGGCGAACTGCGCAAGAATACGGAAGCGGCCTGA
- a CDS encoding glucokinase translates to MAKILAADIGGTNSRFALFEAHGDTLEMVESVWLETHGARTFPELVDQLWDSDFPAVPGGFKAAVLAPAGAVYHGVTCPNLPNAPWGIDLREVNFGTSAVRLINDFSAQAFACRTSAVDDALVVQEGESVEGETIGVIGAGTGLGYSALLKTGGIWTALPSEGGHMAFPFVGREEAGYAEFNRVESGRNWPEGDSVVTGLGLRLLHRYLTGEDLSPKEISAKLVPESETTVWYARFYARACRNWAIGLMTTGGLFISGGVAAKNPMFVQVPEFMNEFHNAHVYQDFLHAIPIRLNGNEASGLFGAAFYGAQMLAGRGENA, encoded by the coding sequence ATGGCCAAAATTCTGGCCGCCGACATCGGCGGCACCAATAGTCGTTTCGCCTTGTTCGAGGCGCATGGCGACACCCTTGAGATGGTGGAGTCCGTTTGGCTCGAAACCCATGGGGCGCGGACGTTTCCTGAACTCGTCGACCAGCTTTGGGACAGCGATTTTCCGGCTGTCCCCGGAGGTTTCAAGGCGGCGGTGCTGGCCCCCGCCGGGGCCGTGTATCATGGCGTGACCTGCCCGAACCTGCCGAACGCCCCTTGGGGCATCGATCTCCGGGAGGTGAATTTCGGCACATCCGCCGTGCGTCTCATCAATGATTTTTCCGCCCAGGCATTCGCCTGTCGAACGAGCGCGGTGGATGACGCCCTTGTCGTTCAGGAAGGAGAGTCTGTTGAAGGCGAGACCATCGGCGTCATAGGAGCCGGGACCGGGCTAGGCTATTCCGCCTTGCTCAAGACCGGCGGAATCTGGACGGCCCTGCCTTCCGAGGGGGGACATATGGCTTTTCCCTTCGTTGGGAGGGAGGAGGCCGGGTACGCCGAATTCAATCGCGTCGAAAGCGGCCGGAACTGGCCGGAAGGAGATTCAGTCGTCACCGGGCTGGGACTCAGGCTGCTGCATCGCTATTTGACGGGTGAGGACCTGTCGCCGAAGGAAATATCCGCCAAGCTTGTCCCGGAAAGCGAAACCACCGTATGGTATGCCCGATTTTACGCCAGAGCGTGCCGCAACTGGGCCATCGGGCTGATGACCACCGGAGGGCTCTTCATATCTGGCGGGGTGGCCGCCAAGAATCCGATGTTCGTGCAGGTGCCGGAATTCATGAATGAGTTTCATAACGCTCATGTTTATCAGGATTTTCTACATGCAATCCCGATTCGGCTCAACGGCAACGAGGCGAGCGGCCTGTTCGGCGCGGCCTTTTATGGCGCACAGATGCTGGCGGGACGTGGCGAGAACGCGTGA
- the gpt gene encoding xanthine phosphoribosyltransferase, whose translation MADKSRYQKMFPVSWEQLHRDCRALSWRLVERGPWKGILAITRGGLVPAAIIARELDIHLIDTICLSSYNWKNQGEANILKAVDCDGEGWLLIDDLVDTGKTAKIARDMVPKAHFATVYAKPEGRPTVDTFITEVSQDTWILFPWDAGSQFVEPIVQVTE comes from the coding sequence ATGGCAGACAAGAGCCGATATCAGAAGATGTTTCCCGTTTCCTGGGAGCAACTGCACCGCGACTGCCGGGCGCTTTCCTGGCGGCTGGTGGAAAGGGGGCCGTGGAAGGGCATCCTGGCCATCACGCGCGGCGGGTTGGTTCCTGCCGCCATTATCGCCCGTGAGCTGGATATTCACCTCATCGATACCATCTGCCTGTCCTCCTACAATTGGAAGAACCAGGGTGAGGCCAATATCCTGAAGGCAGTGGATTGCGACGGGGAGGGCTGGCTGCTCATCGACGACCTGGTGGATACCGGCAAGACGGCCAAGATCGCCCGCGACATGGTGCCCAAAGCGCATTTCGCCACGGTTTACGCCAAGCCGGAGGGCCGCCCCACGGTGGATACCTTCATCACCGAGGTCAGCCAGGACACCTGGATACTGTTTCCGTGGGACGCCGGATCACAATTCGTGGAACCTATCGTCCAGGTTACCGAATAG
- a CDS encoding BMP family ABC transporter substrate-binding protein, translating to MKKLLKLIGISAALLMALSLFACGEAPQPEKKAEEPAKTEEAQAPVEEPKVVKAGFIYVSPVGDAGYSFAHDMGRQAVEALPFATTKFAESVPEGADSERVIRNMAREGMDIIFATSFGYMDPVMKVAKEFPDTKFMHCSGFKKGPNVNNYFGRIYQARYLTGLVAGSMTKSNEIGYVAAFPIPEVIRGINAFTVGVREVNPEAQVRVVWTKTWYDPALEKDAAKSLLDAGCDVITQHQDSPAPQEAAQEAGAYCIGYNTDMASFAPKANLTSAIWNWGPMYVKTVEAVRDGTWQGDQSTWGSLQDGVVDIAPLGAMVPDDVKSMVNAKRDELKSGKDMIFAGPVKNQAGEVVFAEGTAPDDAALLGMDWFVEGVIGTTN from the coding sequence ATGAAGAAATTGCTGAAACTGATCGGTATATCCGCGGCGCTGCTGATGGCGCTGTCTCTTTTCGCCTGCGGTGAAGCTCCGCAGCCGGAGAAAAAGGCCGAGGAACCGGCCAAGACCGAGGAAGCTCAGGCTCCCGTCGAAGAGCCCAAGGTCGTCAAAGCCGGGTTCATCTATGTCTCTCCCGTAGGCGACGCCGGTTACTCCTTCGCTCACGACATGGGCCGCCAGGCCGTGGAGGCGCTGCCCTTCGCCACTACCAAGTTCGCCGAATCCGTTCCCGAAGGCGCGGACTCCGAGCGCGTCATCCGCAACATGGCCCGCGAAGGCATGGACATCATTTTCGCCACCAGCTTCGGCTACATGGACCCGGTCATGAAGGTCGCCAAGGAATTTCCGGACACCAAGTTCATGCACTGCTCCGGCTTCAAGAAAGGTCCCAACGTCAACAATTACTTCGGCCGCATCTATCAGGCCCGCTATCTGACCGGCCTGGTCGCCGGCTCCATGACCAAGTCCAATGAGATCGGCTACGTGGCCGCTTTCCCGATTCCCGAAGTCATTCGCGGCATCAACGCCTTCACCGTCGGCGTGCGCGAAGTGAACCCGGAGGCCCAGGTCCGCGTGGTCTGGACCAAGACCTGGTATGACCCGGCCCTGGAAAAGGATGCCGCCAAATCCCTGCTCGACGCCGGTTGCGACGTCATCACCCAGCATCAGGATTCTCCCGCTCCGCAGGAAGCGGCTCAGGAAGCCGGCGCTTACTGCATCGGCTACAATACCGACATGGCTTCCTTCGCTCCCAAGGCGAACCTGACCTCCGCCATCTGGAACTGGGGTCCGATGTACGTGAAGACCGTGGAAGCCGTCCGCGACGGCACCTGGCAGGGCGACCAGTCCACCTGGGGCTCCCTGCAGGACGGCGTGGTCGATATCGCTCCCCTGGGCGCCATGGTCCCGGACGACGTCAAGTCCATGGTCAATGCCAAGCGGGACGAACTCAAGTCCGGCAAAGACATGATCTTCGCGGGTCCCGTCAAGAACCAGGCCGGTGAAGTGGTCTTCGCCGAGGGCACCGCCCCCGACGATGCAGCACTGCTCGGCATGGACTGGTTCGTTGAAGGCGTGATCGGCACCACCAACTAG
- a CDS encoding ABC transporter permease, whose amino-acid sequence MLKIRKRDEPWKWGALVVFLGALLFSLAVSGLLLEGQSKDAIYGLTVLWQGCFGSFWAIEDVLLKAIPLFLCALGVAVAFRMQLWNIGAEGQFALGAIGATWMALAFPDLPRFVLLPLMFIMAFILGGAWALIPAFLKLKLRVNEIISTLMLNYIAILLLDYLVFGVWKDPASFGFPMTPEFSEGAIIPGIGGSRVHWGIFFCVAVGVGLWAFMRFTRLGFELKASGEGARVARYAKIRYGMLVLFVMGLSGGFAGWAGCVETSAILNRLQPSLMVGYGYTAIVVAWLARLEPLNIAFASFLLAALRVGVENMQLKLQIPAAFGTIMEGVILLTVLAGQFFLTYKLVRKPRQE is encoded by the coding sequence GTGCTGAAGATCAGAAAAAGAGATGAACCCTGGAAGTGGGGCGCCCTGGTTGTTTTCCTGGGCGCCCTGCTCTTTTCCCTCGCGGTCAGCGGCCTGCTCCTTGAAGGGCAGAGCAAGGACGCGATCTACGGTCTGACCGTGCTCTGGCAGGGCTGTTTCGGCAGTTTTTGGGCCATTGAGGACGTGCTTCTCAAGGCCATCCCCCTCTTCCTTTGCGCGCTGGGCGTGGCCGTGGCCTTCCGTATGCAGTTGTGGAACATCGGGGCCGAAGGGCAGTTCGCCCTTGGAGCCATCGGGGCCACATGGATGGCCTTGGCGTTCCCCGATCTGCCGAGGTTCGTCCTGTTGCCGCTCATGTTCATCATGGCTTTCATCCTGGGCGGGGCCTGGGCCCTGATCCCGGCCTTCCTAAAGCTGAAGCTTCGGGTCAACGAAATCATTTCGACCCTGATGCTCAATTACATCGCCATCCTGCTTCTCGACTACCTGGTCTTCGGCGTGTGGAAGGACCCCGCAAGCTTCGGCTTTCCCATGACTCCCGAATTTTCCGAAGGCGCGATCATTCCCGGCATCGGCGGCAGCCGCGTGCATTGGGGCATATTTTTCTGTGTGGCCGTGGGCGTCGGCCTGTGGGCGTTCATGCGTTTCACCCGGCTCGGCTTCGAGCTCAAGGCCAGCGGCGAGGGCGCGCGCGTGGCCCGCTACGCCAAAATCCGCTATGGGATGCTCGTTCTGTTTGTCATGGGGCTTTCCGGCGGCTTCGCAGGCTGGGCGGGCTGCGTGGAGACCTCGGCCATCCTCAACCGGCTTCAGCCGTCGCTCATGGTCGGCTACGGCTATACCGCCATCGTGGTGGCCTGGCTGGCGCGTCTGGAACCGTTGAACATCGCTTTCGCCTCCTTCCTTCTGGCCGCTCTCAGGGTGGGGGTGGAGAACATGCAGCTCAAGCTCCAGATTCCCGCAGCCTTCGGCACCATCATGGAAGGCGTCATTCTTCTCACCGTCCTGGCCGGGCAGTTCTTCCTGACCTACAAGCTGGTCCGCAAACCGAGGCAGGAGTAG